GAGTGGGTGGCGGTGCATGCCTCTACGCTGGACGATAAAGTGTTGCTGAAATCGGACGGAATGCCGACGTACCACTTGGCCAACATTGTTGACGACCATCTGATGGGCATTACGCACGTGATTCGTGGCGAAGAGTGGCTTCCGTCGGCACCGTTGCACGTACTGATGTATCAGTATTTCGGCTGGACGGCTCCGCAGTTTGCGCATTTGCCATTGTTACTCAAACCCGAAGGAAACGGCAAGCTTTCGAAGCGTGACGCTGATCTGGGCGGCTTCCCGATTTTTCCGCTGCAATGGCAGGACCCTACTACGGGAACGGTAGCACGCGGTTTTCGCGAAGACGGGTATTTGCAGGAAACCATCGTCAATTTTTTGGCTTTTCTGGGCTGGAATCCCGGTACCGAGCAGGAGTTGTTCAGCATGGATGAACTCATTGAAGCCTTCTCATTGGAGCGCATTCACAAAGCGGGAGCCCGTTTTGACATTACCAAAGCAAAATGGTTCAATCAACAATACCTGAAAGGGAAGACTGATGAAGCATTGGCAGCGATGCTGGAAGCACAGCGCGCCGAGCGCGGAATAAGCCATACTGCCTTGCTGAAAGTATGTCATCTGATGAAAGACCGGGTAACCTTTCCGCAAGAGATTTTAAGCGAAGCCGCTTTCCTGTTTGAAGTTCCCGCCGCTTATGAAGAGACTGTCGTGGCGAGTAAATGGAACGCCGATGCCATTAAAGCAGCAACCGCTTTTGTAGAAGATTTGAAAATGTATGAAGGTGATTTTATTGCTGATTCAATCAAAGCCATCTGGACTGCCGCCGCTGAGCGGGCGGGCGTTAAAATGGGGAAAGTGATGCAGGCGCTTCGGTTGGCCGTCTCCGGGGCAGGGCATGGTCCGGATCTGATGCTCGCCATGGAAATATTGGGAAAAGAGGAAGTAATCAACCGATTGGAAAAAGCATTGCAGGTATTGCCGCAGGTGTAAAAAGGCAGTAATTTTACGCAAACTACCTAATGGATATGACTCTGGTTGACCAAATCTTTCGCTCACCTCAACTGCCGCAGATTTTGCGGGAGTTAAATAGCCTTTGGGAAAAAGAACAGGCTGATCGACGGGCTTTCTATGAACAAATAACAGAAAATGATAAAGTAGAATTTATCAATGGGCAAGCGGTTTTTCATTCTCCTGTAAAGCGTAAACATAGCAGTGCTCTTGATTTTTTACAAACGTTATTGAGTGTCTATGTCAGAATGAATGGGTTAGGACGCATTTATGTAGAAAAACTCATGATTGAACTTAGTCGTAATAGCTTTGAGCCTGATTTGTGTTTTTTTACGGCCCACCGAGATGCTCAATTTGATGAAGAACAAATGCTTTTTCCTGCGCCTGATTTTATCGTTGAGATTTTATCCCGAAAAACGGAGAAATATGACCGTGGCATAAAATTTGAAGATTA
Above is a window of Runella slithyformis DSM 19594 DNA encoding:
- the gltX gene encoding glutamate--tRNA ligase; the protein is MSVRVRFAPSPTGPLHIGGVRTALYNYLFARKNGGKMLLRIEDTDQNRYVPGAEDYILEALKWVGIEIDEGQGTGGPHAPYRQSERKEMYRAYAEQLIAAGKAYYAFDTADEIEAMRKRLEEAGADAAQYNAITRLQMTNSLTLSAEEVQRRMANGDPYVVRIKIDPKQDIRFKDIIREWVAVHASTLDDKVLLKSDGMPTYHLANIVDDHLMGITHVIRGEEWLPSAPLHVLMYQYFGWTAPQFAHLPLLLKPEGNGKLSKRDADLGGFPIFPLQWQDPTTGTVARGFREDGYLQETIVNFLAFLGWNPGTEQELFSMDELIEAFSLERIHKAGARFDITKAKWFNQQYLKGKTDEALAAMLEAQRAERGISHTALLKVCHLMKDRVTFPQEILSEAAFLFEVPAAYEETVVASKWNADAIKAATAFVEDLKMYEGDFIADSIKAIWTAAAERAGVKMGKVMQALRLAVSGAGHGPDLMLAMEILGKEEVINRLEKALQVLPQV
- a CDS encoding Uma2 family endonuclease — protein: MTLVDQIFRSPQLPQILRELNSLWEKEQADRRAFYEQITENDKVEFINGQAVFHSPVKRKHSSALDFLQTLLSVYVRMNGLGRIYVEKLMIELSRNSFEPDLCFFTAHRDAQFDEEQMLFPAPDFIVEILSRKTEKYDRGIKFEDYEAHGIKEYWIVDPTHKTIEQYLLKNKRYELAVKSNDGYIESKVIKGFKMPIRAGFYERENLKALQEILTT